In Mytilus edulis chromosome 8, xbMytEdul2.2, whole genome shotgun sequence, the genomic window TCAGACATgttactttatatatttatataactcaAAAATGATACCACAGCAAACTTTATTACGGTTAACTTGCTAATAGACCAGCATGTCAAAGATAAAGTCAACAGTAACAATGACATATACATACTGTAACTCTTAAAGTTCTTTACTGATCACTGTTCAAAAACTTGTAAATATTCATAGAAGGTTACCACTGATGTATAGGCAAGACACGAAGTACAACCATGAAATCACGTAATTGAAAAATGAAGAAGAAGAAATAGAATTATAACCAAATCTTTAGTTTGTTCTAGCTTCGGCGTCTTTCGTTTTATTCCTTGTCGTTTTATTTTTTGCAGAACTTATTTCAAATGTAGTTTGAAAGGACTGTCCAATAGTAGAAGGATGACTGTTGACCTACAGAAAGTGCTATAATTATTAACGCTTATTATAGGGTGTTCTACTGTTAATCTCTGTATGCATTAGATTATTACTTTTGATGCTTATTCTATTTATGCTCTTAACGGTTAAACTCCAGTTTAATTGATTGTTCCGCTATTGCATATTGTTATTTACCTGAtgaattcatttgtttattttttagcaaAAGGAAGATGTTGACGATGAGGTATCTATTAATAAACAATATGTTTTTATTCCAAGCAAGATAAATTAACAGTTAAAAATGATAAATCATTTGATActattattaatttaattttgtttgtggTCTTCTTGTGAATGGTGTGTTATTATTGccaacagaaaaatataaaaactttttccACCACAGACCACAGAACGagaatgtaaacaaatataacaaccaGGTTAAAGTTCAGATATATAGATAATGATGTTATTATGTATACCTGTCACGTGCCTACAGTTGATAGCATGAACAGTATCATTCTGCAAACAATTATTGTAAAATATACCGGTATAACTTTTAAAAACCCGATAAGCAACGCTcattttgacaatatatttaCTTAATGTAATTGCACCATAAAGggttaaaaagttttatttacaattgactGTGAGTAAACATTGAATCCTAAGTATTTCAATACAACATTGGTGTGGTTATCTCTTTGTtattgattattaagccaaaaaCTACCATATTCCCGATACCAAAAAATCCTTTCTAAACTGATAGCTTATCTGAAATGACTTTGCAGGCTGAAAACTCTGGATCAGAAGGAACTGCATCGTCGAGTCGTGTTACTACTCCCGATCCAGAGGAAATCGAAAGAAATATTCGTAAAATAGGGATGAAAAAGTCTACAGACTTCAAGGTAGGTAACTACGCGGTTTAAAAGTGAAATTCAAATTATGTTTCTTGCTACTATTGCTCGTAATGCAACCTATTATGAGATCAGGTTTTAAGACGTTTTGatatgtttttcatttcttttcttttttttcaaatggaccTTAGGAGCAGTATTAAATATATGAAATCTAACaagtaacaaacaaacaaaaaacgaaagcgAATCACGCTGAACTCCTCACCAAATATCGGTAAATAACCAAGGTACATAATATATGAAACATAATGATATGGACACATACAACAGTTAATAAGATTGTGTCTATAAAGCATGTCCTAGTTACGTTTTATGTTATCATGTAATGTCATTATAATAactcatatttatatatatatatatatttgacaattatatacatatttgacgattatatacatattttagcCTCAAGGCGACTTGAGCAAGGTTCTCGTAACACGGAAAATGGAAGAACAGAAACGAAAGGAAAAAGACCACGGAAAATGGACaaagatgaaaaatatatttcGTGTTAAAGCAAAGAAAATTAAAGTTGCTAGCTATCAAAATAATGACAACAAAGATAACAAAAGAGAAGACGGGCGGAATTCTGACTCTGACGACGAAAGGCTTCACCGAGAAAAGACTATTGCTCCGTTCATGAAGGAATACCATTATAAAAAACAGATGGATCACGTATTGGATGAACAACATGTGCGTGAAGGTAAACCTGATTTCAAAGACAGAATTAAAGATTCAGATGATGACGATGAGGTAAGGTATACAAGTACACACATTTATCAAATTAGTTATATTAATGTACCTTTTATGTCTTATGCATTTCATTCAACTATCACATATAACgagtgtgacctaccgaataagactatttaccggatttgaaataacataagcaacacgacgggtgccacatgtggagaaggatttgcttactcttccggagcacctgagatcaaccccagtttttagtggggctcgtcttgcttagtctttagttttctatgttatttcttctgtgctattatttgtttgtttgtgtttttttttagccatggcgttgtcagtttatttttaatctataacagtccctctggtatctttcgtccctcttttataacttGTGTATATTAAAATCCAGTCTGGATGCATATGAAACTCACGCATATGTTTGAAATACGTGTATTTAGgcataaaattgtaattttatgaagtatttttaaatttatttgttttctgtCCTGATCATAAGTCTTAACTTCCAGGAATTTGGTGGCATTATCGATGATGAAAAGAAACGTAGAGAACATGAAAAAATCGAACAAACTCGAATAGAACAACTGAATGAAAAGAACAAACATGAAGGAAAGAAACCTTTACAGTCTTCCAAAAACGCGGGGGAGAAAAGGCATACTAAAGGGTCAGAACATAtgagaaagaaacaaataaatgGGGATCAAGGCAAAGAAATGGATGAACTTGAAAGAGCAAAACGTAAACAGAGAACTGAGGACCAGGGAAAAGATAGTGGTGTCGATAGTCCGGACTTTAAAAAGGAAACAAGTTTTATTGAAAACAACGAAGAAATGGAGGCTGTTGAAATGACAGAACCACCGCCAGGTTATATCAGAGACAGCACAGGCCAAATTATTGTAAGTAAACATATTCAAAAATGAATTCTGGTTTTATTGACCAAGTAATTTCCATTTTCAACCAAagtgttgtaaataaactcatgacattatacaattatggcccattgaagaggtgaatatccaaaattgtcaactcgagaaggttatttcattgagggcgcagcccgaagtgaaataactgttgagggttgacaattttggatattcatcgattctaaggggccacaattgttttattataccgaactaacagtgggCCTTTTGAtcgctaacagtaaatatatataataatttttgcaTGGCAAACAAATGGAAATGACGTTTGAAAATATCTCTGACATTTGTGTTTAAGAATTTCTCGAATGTAcaacaaaagtagaatctttttgtaaaatattgatggccctgaaaaggaccgttacTCTATGAGAGATAACATTTGATGCTGACACTCTATTCACTTCCAAAGCCTTATATTTCCTCGTCTCTCGATGGGCTGTAAGTGTAACGTgtacgctgccattttgtttatttacgtctgttacgtcattttcatgggaggtaactcaagtgCAAATCTAGACACACAAAAGGTTATtcgccggtgaataatagggttattcaccgctggtgtgAATTTTAAGGGTTATTCATCCTCCCTTgcaatcaaatgaaaatcaactgaattattccatgtcacatGATTAGGTGTTATCCAATAGAATTGTTtgtaatatatgtaaggtataataatatacaatgtatataccaaGATTCAAAATTGGGCTTTCGCTGCAAAAAAGTGAAACTGTAATTTATAAAATCTTTAGGACAAAGTAAATTTGATTGTCATCAGTAATAAATACAAGTCAGTAGTCCTACatgttctttgatatgcctaaTACATGGGTATGTGAAAAATACATTCatatgttgtctcattggcactcatattatatctatatatgtgttTTTCTTCCCGAAAAATATGTTCTTCCAGCAAATATTATATGTTCTGCCAAAAAAAatcgtttgttttaaaaatatatatatagctctGTATGTACTTACAAATACATTGATATCAAGATTTTTACACAAAATCAACATCAGTTAGTAAAACATTTCTGCGTATTTAGTACAAGCATATCTCGTTATTTCCTTTTTAAGTACTATCATAATAATTATTCTTTTTTGTAAAGCGTCTGTATGACGGGAAAGTCATGACACAGGAAGAAATGCAATCTATATTTCCCACGGCTAGACTTGGTATGTTATTCCATGTACCAAGATTAAAACGAACATCGCATGGACGTCCTACAGGCGTAAGTAATATATACTATACTCTTTATTTTGAATACTTTTCGTTACCTATATAATTCCTGTCagctgtttttatttaaatttcaaatacagTGTTCGTTTATACTGCATCACTTAATATGCTAGTGTTTTGATTTTACAGACGTTACAATCatgttttatatgcatatatactCTTCTGTTTATAGGAATATATAGAAGATCCTTTCGGGCCAAAACTGGAAAATGATAAGGAAAGCATTCGTAACGTCGAATTAAAAGAGGATCATTCCAAACCAAAGCATCCTAGATCATCAAAAGGGGTAAATAtagttaaaatattcattttaaagtaatgaaataaagaaaattcatttaaattttgttctACTTCTAATGAATTGATGAATGACAAAGTAATACATGATTCCAcggaatgcatttttttttttaaattattttaattgaaatctCAAAAATCTTTGCTTAAGCAACTATGCTATTTGATCACATACATCCGAAAATAATTCTTCATGAATATCCATATTATGTTGAGAAATGCACATTTTTATGTGTTCCTGATCTGaggtatatacatttgtaatatatCAAACTGCCGaatgtattacattgtatttttttaaacaaaataataattgcAGTCCGCACGGAGAGATATTAAAGAAAAAACAGTCGCTTTCGATATGGATGATGGACAATCAATGAATTCTGATATACTCATGGTTGAAGACGAGGATGAATGGAAGGTATGATCACTTAACTTTTTCATATACACGTGGGTATAGATTGAAGGGGGAGGGGGTTGTTCTTTATTTctacaatctttattttcttataccatttgtttcattcttttttaatttctgtttctGTTTCATTACAATTCTTTCTCAATGTACTATAGCACCTCTGGTATATCTTTTGAGTATCCTTTGTTCTCTTAATTTTTCTTTCCCAATATCCTCTTTTTTGAACCCCCATCATAAacgaaaattgaataaaacaatatcaGAATGGCTTTATCGGCGAAACGCTACTggtttctgataaaaaaaataataataataatggcGTAACCAGCTTTATTGAAATCTACCAACATTCCTTTTTTCAGACCCTCCCTCCTCAAGTGATGGATTTATTAAACCACAAAGAAGAGTCTTGTGATTTAGAATAAATTAAAGTGCAATTTAATCGCATGTTTGTTCATTGTTGTTCGAAACAGTACAACTgtagtaaaacaaaaatgtttgttatttgtaGCATCGGCGAGACAGCTCTACCACGAACAGAGAACTTCTCAGAAAAagacttttcaaaaataaaaggaagTCACGTTCACATGGAGGGGTAAGATTGACAATGTTTGTTAGATTATATTGTTTTCACCAATAAAACCAATTTGGTGTTATATTTAAGCCATTTATAACAATATGTATTTCAAACTGTAGTGAGTATCCTCTTtttatgacatacatgtattgaAAATGAGTTGGAAAATGCACTACTGTAACAGTTGACATTAAAAATGGTGGTTAAAGTAAACATCGCTTTAAAATGATTGAGATTTTATGACAATTACAGAAGtacatttaaattgtatttttgtcatacAGGCTGACAACAAGATGTTTATGTCCGATGATGGCCGACCTAGAGAACTAAGTGATCTGGTTCGTGTTATTCCACAAAATAGTGCCAATAAGTATTTATTAAATGGTCGTGCACCTATTCCTGGGTCTGTTGTTTCTAGAAATGATAgcatgaaaaacaaatttgaccATGAACAGCAGCAGATGTACAGAGAAGGTCTTGCCACTGATAAAAAGATTCTTGAACGTTCACCGTCACTCAAACGTAAGTATAAGCACTAATTTTGTTAAGCCAAAGATAAgactaataattaaatataaaaaaatacaaaaaactaacAAGAAAAAGCAATTACTGATTTAATACCCACAAACTTTATTACAAATAAAATCTTActctttaatttgaaatattatatctaAATATAAACCTGCCTTAAAATGAATTTATTgttagttatacatgtataaaattgcaGGACCTCCTGGAGTGCCACGGCAAGCTTTTACAGAACAAGACCCAGATGATATTCGAGTTTCAATTGATAATGAAGAAAATGAGGTATATTAAAAAATTAGTTTTACAAAAGCTTATTATGTACATTCGTATCTTTTCTAACTTTAACTGGCATAGTATTCTTAATCTAGTGTCCATAATATCATGTTTATTCTACCTATCAAAGTTCGAATGACGTTCTTGTAATACCATATGgttcattctaatgcaacaacgtttgtaacgttcattttgattggataacgtcactttcttacatggcatcaattgacaattgatgctatgggacgtacgcgcaagcgcagacggcatatgacagattttgaatacatgttttaacgttgttttctgtcagtttcattagaatggagataacaatattgtattttaagctccgacggcatcaatttgggatttgatggtcgcaaatacccgtttactgtctccgctaacgcgtcgccagtaaacttaatttgcgaccatcaaatccccaattgatgccgtcggagcttaaaatacaatacagttatctcctaattgttCAACCTTCAGCTCGTATCGTCAAGTCGTACCGTCAAGTCGTCTCTAAAAGGCATATCAATTTATGTTGCATACTATACTCAAACCATACTATACTCAAACCTTCTCCCAGACATTTAATTACCAAATTTGAGATACTATTTAGTTCATCATAagaatttgtataattatatttaatcttatatattatttattcatgttACAGAATCGTTTACAAAGACAGGAAAATGGCATTAATATTGGAAGTGATGACGAATTCTTTCTAGTCGGTGACAGTGGAGAACAGCAACCAGAGGTACAATCTTtcgtggtattttttttatatccaaagTAAAATTTCAAGGCATACTAAACTCTTCAATTTATAATATATGTAGAATcgcttttgttttattaaaagtaaaatatcaagACATAACAAAGACTAGTAAAAAGTCAAAAAAGACAAGAGGAAAATAAAAGATTGAAAGTATATGTTTATGTAAACGTAATTAAAACTCTTTCAACTTATAATATGTGACAACATGTTTAAAATtagcattttcttttcttttcagcAGTTTTTTACTCATACACGACGACCTGGACAAACAACTGTTCGACCTCTTCCTGGGAGTCATGACATGTTTTGTCATAAACATGACATGCGTCATGCCTTGCCATGGTCTTTAATAAATCAGTATCAAATAAGAGAATCTTCCCTGCTGGACATTAATAGTGTATCCAAGCACCATACAATGTCTAAATCAGCTGGCAATGTCAAACGAGATATGGACGATAGACGATTAAGAGAACTTTTAGAAGAGTTGTACAAAGACAAAAAGTATTTTGATCACGTGATAGATACAACTGGTAAGTGAAtctaaaaaatcattataaaaacgtGGTTTCAAGACGCATTGTGTAACTCTGGTAGGTCAATTTTGCTAGTAAAAAACTACTTTGAATTTATTGCGGACAATGCTCAAGAGAAAGCATTTTGTTTGTAATTAACATATTATATCTGTACAAAGCGAGCAACATACGCATGTAGTACTACGATTTGCTTGTTTCTCGTGATCATATGATATTCAAACTGAAATGTTTTGGTTTTATCGTGCATTATACTGACAGGTGCTACCTTTTCTTAATGTTTTTGCATCGCATGTTAACGCTTCATAGACCTacctgtacatgtattttatagctTTCGTGGTGTTTCTAATTTATCAATAAGTGGTTTGAAATGCATGACATAAGTTTGCATAGCTTTTATTGATTCGATTCCCTAACGCAAAATCATTCGTATCAGGGAAAACAAGTAATAAGAAAGTTCtgaagaatatttatttttttattaacaatagTTTCAACAATTATATGGAGATTTGTTTATCAGCATACATTTGTTACAATTAATGAAATGTAATTCCAATTTGAAACTTTATTCTATCCTGATATAACCAATAAAGAACAAGTATAATAATAGTTAGTTTTAAGATTTTCACAAGTCAGAAATAATGttataatatcaataattttatGAGAGTCAAATCATGTAAtcaacctttttttaattttagagcCAAACACAGAACCAATAATAGACGAACGAGATTTAGCAGAACATGGACGAGGATTCTTGCTAGATCGGGCAGAATTTTGGGATGGAAGAGGCGTTCACATACCTCGCCCGCCAACAACTGCCTTAGGACTACGTTTATCTAGAATGAACACTAACATGCTTGACTCTGGTCGTGTATCTAATATATCATACGCATCCACAGTAACCCCGCCACCTCACCCTGAACAACAACAAGAAACACCAAAACAGCCCAAAGAAGCATTCGTTAAACGTGAACATACTGTGTGCTGATAAATCATGTACACGTCTTATTGTTGATGTGCTCATCAATGTAATAAGTTGAAATCAAAATCAATGTCTCGTATACGTGATCATTACTTTTAATCACGATATTGTGTATATGGAGAAATTTTGTTTCTTTCGTTTTTAAAACAATACTTTACAAGTCAAAACAGAATGCATATAAGAAATAATAAAGTGTTATGAACAAATTATTACTATAAACACAAAAGTATTATTAAGCTTCCTGTGATATTTTGCCGTATCAATCATTgttatttattgatattaaaaatgtatttgttatcaaattgttttgtttcttttcaaaataCCCCGTTTTTCTGATTCTACACTCGAAAGGAAAATAAGTGTTAGTTTTAGATAGAAATAATATTGAGAAGTGAACATACGAAAAACTCTGATTGCAAGCTGGCCATGGTCTAGTGGCTTTTTTAGTTCTTGGTGATCACGTGCATAAAAAACCAAATCAATCCCCATCACTACTATGCTCACGTTTACAACACACCACATCAACCACCAACATGCTTACGTATACAACACACCACATCAAACACCAACATGATTACGTATACAACAGACCACATCAAACACCAATATGATAACGTATTAAACACCAACATGCTAATGTACTCAACAGACCACATCAACCACCAAACACTACTATTCTTACGTATACCACAGACCCCATTAACCACCAACACTGTCATGCTCACATAtacaacagaccaaaacatatCAACTACAAAAACTGCCATACTCATATATACAACAGATCACAACAACCATCGACACAACCATGCTTCTGAATACAATAGATAACATCAACCACCAGTTTTATCATGCTCATGGATACAACAGACCATATCAACCACCAACAACACCATGCTTACGTATACAACATACCAAACTAACTACCGACACTACCATGCTCATGTATACCAAATACAACATCAAATTGAATCACCAAACACTTCCATGGTCACATAAACAACATACACATCAACCACCAACACTATCATGCTCATATATACAACAGACCACATTAACCACTAACAATATCATACTCACGAATACAACAGACCACAGCAAGGCCAACACTACCATGCTCACCTATACAATATACCATATCAACCAACAAGACTTCCTTGCTCACGTATTCAATAGCCCACATCAATTAACAACACTACCATGCTCAAGTTTACAACAGGCCCACTTAATCACCAATACTGTAACGCTCACGTATACAACAGACCACATAAACAAATAACACTGTCATGCTCACATTAACAGGCCACATAAACCACCAACACTGCCATGTTCACGGAAACAAAAGACAACATCAACAACCAACACTATCGTCACACGGATAAAACAGATCACATCAACCACCAACACTATCATATTTACTGATACAACATACCAAACTAACCACCAACACaaacatgcacacgtatacagCAGAACGCATCACCCAACAACTCAAACATTCACACGGATACAACAAATCATATCAACTTCAAAAACTCATATTATCACATACAACAGATTACCACAACCACCAATACAACCATGCCTCTGAATACAACAGATAACATC contains:
- the LOC139483999 gene encoding myb-like protein X, which codes for MVLALTNIRSQHPSSSPTSTNLLWLYILIAIIIILIIIAIIILICYLKRKKKRKEQKKADEESLHPSESEEEEKRNDEEQKREEKKREKQKREPSPIPVKDEDRNSIDSGIQQDKKEEEKAKKVEDKREEKEEEQQKSDENSNDMSQENDNLTEEANIDKEIQNNEIINNNTDDKENIDNDQILKPVNDYINNDNIENSVGENDNGIEENKTIDQEIIKNVQNEQMEQSKEIENDDGTETKTDPKDKTIDDNSNPLQNNSIEFNEKEGDAKDNNEPKNDVHEDQTPQNETKIEIEDDNSDNNVAEKQNRKVKIYERVDLDDNLDQRKPDDVTGEKNTEQITQTIKVKEQEDEQKEDVDDEAENSGSEGTASSSRVTTPDPEEIERNIRKIGMKKSTDFKPQGDLSKVLVTRKMEEQKRKEKDHGKWTKMKNIFRVKAKKIKVASYQNNDNKDNKREDGRNSDSDDERLHREKTIAPFMKEYHYKKQMDHVLDEQHVREGKPDFKDRIKDSDDDDEEFGGIIDDEKKRREHEKIEQTRIEQLNEKNKHEGKKPLQSSKNAGEKRHTKGSEHMRKKQINGDQGKEMDELERAKRKQRTEDQGKDSGVDSPDFKKETSFIENNEEMEAVEMTEPPPGYIRDSTGQIIRLYDGKVMTQEEMQSIFPTARLGMLFHVPRLKRTSHGRPTGEYIEDPFGPKLENDKESIRNVELKEDHSKPKHPRSSKGSARRDIKEKTVAFDMDDGQSMNSDILMVEDEDEWKHRRDSSTTNRELLRKRLFKNKRKSRSHGGADNKMFMSDDGRPRELSDLVRVIPQNSANKYLLNGRAPIPGSVVSRNDSMKNKFDHEQQQMYREGLATDKKILERSPSLKRPPGVPRQAFTEQDPDDIRVSIDNEENENRLQRQENGINIGSDDEFFLVGDSGEQQPEQFFTHTRRPGQTTVRPLPGSHDMFCHKHDMRHALPWSLINQYQIRESSLLDINSVSKHHTMSKSAGNVKRDMDDRRLRELLEELYKDKKYFDHVIDTTEPNTEPIIDERDLAEHGRGFLLDRAEFWDGRGVHIPRPPTTALGLRLSRMNTNMLDSGRVSNISYASTVTPPPHPEQQQETPKQPKEAFVKREHTVC